In the Salvia splendens isolate huo1 chromosome 16, SspV2, whole genome shotgun sequence genome, tgcaaatcgcgtatatatagtgtttcgaaaattaaataaaaaaatccgcCGGCGAATCGCTCGCTGATTGGGAGCCTGCAATGACGGTCAGTCGATCGGTGAGCGCATCGAccagcgctcgggaatcggcgtgcacTCGCCGTTTTCtcaccgatttggcgctcgcctgcTGCAATGGTTTGACGAGCGGACCGGGGAGCGCTagggatcggctagccggtccgctcgccgccattgtggatgctcttagcaaaAGAGGCTCTTTCATAAATTGTTTGGACTCTGACAAGAAAACgaaagaaaacagaaaagcACATTTGGACTGATCCAAAGCTCCCTCTCTTTCTCCGTCACTCCGATCTCCCCGCTCACTGCATATACAGCTACATTTTCAAAACTTCGAGGTTTCAAACCATTCCTCTTCCTGCTAAATTAATGGACGCGCTTTCGCCGGCCACCATACCGGCGCTGCTCGCTGCGCCGACGACTGCTCGCGCCGATCACTCTCTCCTCTCTTCCGTGTCGTTCGCGAAGCGGAGCCGCCGGATTCGGAGGAGAAAAATTCAGGTGAGAGCCGAGGCGGCGAAGCAGGCGGCCATTGATTTCAGCGATCCGGATTGGAAGTCAAAGTATGAGAGCGATTTCGAGGCGCGCTTCCGCATTCCTCATTTAACTGATGTGATTCCTGACGCCGCCTCATATCCTTCCACTTTCTGCTTGAAAATGAGGTTTGCACTCGGATTTGAATGGCAATATCCTCCTGAATTGGTTAATTTGATCGAACTATGCTATTATGCGTGATTCATGAGCTTGATTTCCCTTGATGGAATTGTGACATAGTTGTATTTTACCCTTGAAATTAAAATGTGGAAATGTCTGTCTTGCTTGCTGCTGAAAGAGAGAGGAAATACTGCACTTAAAAGTTTCACTTGAGAGAGTTGATTATTTAAGTGTCTGTTGCAGGAGTCCTATAAGTTCTGAATTTGCGGAAGGTTATCCTTCGGATGAAGCGTGGAATGGTTATATCAATAACAACGACAGAGTACTGCTTAAGGTATGATGCCACTTCAATTTCTTGTTTCACTGTTCTTTGTAATTACTGCACAAAATGCCGTTTGTTCCATGATCTACATATGGAGTATGTAAGACTAAGAGTTTATACTTAGTTATGAATGATTGGGAGAATAGgaacatatattttatttttatggttaTAATAGATTACAAACAACAGGATTCCTGGAAACAGGTGTTAGATGTATGAAGGCATACTTTTTAACTTCTGCAACTTCAGTCTACAGGGAAGGATGCAGGAAGACCGttgatattatataattatatgcaTTTTTGCATAAATACATTTTTCCTCATACTTGATCATGCTAAATATTAGCGTTTGTCTCTGATCAATAGTAGTGTCTCATTGGAAGAGGTTATTTAATAGTGAATGCACTTAACTCTTTAACATAATTTTGTCCGTTAACATTCCTTTGATAAAGTATCATTGGTCCTGCAATTGGGAAAATGTAGACATAAAACTTGACAACACTGAAATAGATTGCTCTTAGAAGATTGAGAAAGTTAAACAGAAAAAACCGTAATTTCATGCATTACTCGGCCTTCTTCAATAATATGACCACTTCATATCTCTTTACACGAGAAGCCTACTCAACACTAAAATTCTGTGTCCAATGTTTCAGGTCATACGTTATTCTTCTCCAACATCTGCAGGTGCTGAGTGTATCGATCCTAATTGTTCGTGGATTGAACAATGGTAAAAATCCTATCACAGGGTTTCACTCTCTGAGGTTGATAAACAGAGCACCATTAAAATCTACGAAAAATTTCACGGCCGTTATATTTACATGGAACTGTTACCTCCCCCCcccagagaaagagagagaattgaaaaTGGTCATAGTGTGCTCTGACAATTTGTCTACAGTAAGAGTTctgtagttttaaattttttctacTAAATGTCAGGGTTCACCGTGCCGGACCCCGAGAAAAAATATACTTCAAGCCAGAGGAGGTCAAGGCAGCAATTGTTACTTGTGGAGGCCTTTGTCCTGGTCTCAATGATGTGATACGACAGGTATATTCTTACATGAATAAGGAGATGATTATGACAGTCATTTGCTATTTGTTCTTTAATTGCAATTATTAGCTTATACAACTATCTACAGAAAACtggttattctctctttattgtCCTCCTTTCTTCGGTTAGGTATTGTAGTATCAAATATATGCTTCTCTTAGTTCTTTCCTAGCTGAGTTGAATTTGGTATGCTAAAAAACTGGGATCAGTTAACTTAAAGTGAATTTGGGATGCTAAAAGTACTACTAACTCTTTCCacaaaatatactaatatagtCTTGGTTGCCGATGGCATagttttaatgcaaatttggtaaagtaagagataaattGTTATGGAAAATGGGACCCACCTCATTATAGAGGAAAAATTTATTGTAAATAGACATAGACTAATTTTGTGGACGGCCCAACATGGAACAACAGGACTATATATGTTCTCATAAGCATAATAGATCTTTTTTGATTACGAGTTTGTAAATTGAAGTTTTTTTCATGTCGCAGATAGTCATCACCCTTGAGATATATGGTGTGAAACAGATTGTTGGGATCCCTTTCGGTTATCGTGGCTTTTCTGACACAAGTTTAGCTGAGATGCCAGTGAGTATATTTTACTAGGAACCAAGGATATTGTTTATCAGCCAATGATCTCTCTAAGAAAAAGATGCTTTTCTTACTTGACGTGTTATCCTTTGCTTCTGTTCAAAGTTCATTTACATGCTCTGGTTGAGAAAGTGTATTGGCTAATAATGCACACCAACAAGTGCACCGATACGACTAATGCTGCAGTAGAAATTTGCCACATGAAATCCTgtaaaaaattcattaaaaaatctgTATGTTGTAGATGTTACCATCAGATGATCGTCTACTTTTCTTTAGCTTATCTTAAATTGACAATTGAAGGACTATCCACTCCACTTGGTAGCTGAATGAATAATGTAATATCTCTGATACTTTTCCTTGCCATATTCTCAATAAATGGCATATTTGCTATGATATTATTGAATTCTTTCTTATCAAGTTGGATATGTTAGAGTCAGGAATGATAACTTTATTCAGAAAATGTGCTGTTCTGCATTTTTAATATCACTATCATATTTGATCTCACCATAACTGCTGTGGTATGTCAGCTCTCCAGGAAAGTGGTccaaaatattcatctttctggAGGTAGCTTGCTAGGAGTTTCACGTGGAGGACCAACAGTGACTGACATTGTAGAAAGTATGGAGGTAAATTTTAAGTTGCTGCTGATATCTGGTTTCATCATATTTAGTTTTGAAATGCAATATTTGTTTCAATACTAATTCAAGAATTGATGCCAGGAAAGAGGGATAAACATGCTCTTCGTACTAGGTGGAAATGGTACGCATGCTGGTGCTAATGCCATACACGAAGAGGTTTTTGGCTTATTGCTTCTGCATTTTAATCAAACCTTGCTGCACATAATTGCATTTTCAGCAAAAAAAGGAGCAACATTATGCATTGTACCTctaattgtttaattttttgcTTCCCTCCAGTGCCGTAAAAGAGGTTTGAAGATAGCTGTAGTTGGCGTGCCAAAAACCATTGACAATGATATTCTTCTTATG is a window encoding:
- the LOC121772211 gene encoding ATP-dependent 6-phosphofructokinase 5, chloroplastic-like; the encoded protein is MDALSPATIPALLAAPTTARADHSLLSSVSFAKRSRRIRRRKIQVRAEAAKQAAIDFSDPDWKSKYESDFEARFRIPHLTDVIPDAASYPSTFCLKMRSPISSEFAEGYPSDEAWNGYINNNDRVLLKVIRYSSPTSAGAECIDPNCSWIEQWVHRAGPREKIYFKPEEVKAAIVTCGGLCPGLNDVIRQIVITLEIYGVKQIVGIPFGYRGFSDTSLAEMPLSRKVVQNIHLSGGSLLGVSRGGPTVTDIVESMEERGINMLFVLGGNGTHAGANAIHEECRKRGLKIAVVGVPKTIDNDILLMDKTFGFDTAVEEAQRAINSAYIEAHSAYRGIGIVKLMGRSSGFIAMQASLASGQIDICLIPEVKFNLHGPHGVLNHLKYLLERKGSAVVCVAEGAGQDLLQKTNATDASGNVVLGDIGVHIQQEVKKFFKEMGHPADVKYIDPTYMIRACRANASDGILCTVLGQNAVHGAFAGYSGITVGICNTHYAYFPIPEVIAQPKVLDPNSRMWHRCLTSTGQPDFI